One segment of Macrotis lagotis isolate mMagLag1 chromosome 1, bilby.v1.9.chrom.fasta, whole genome shotgun sequence DNA contains the following:
- the LOC141512519 gene encoding olfactory receptor 6B2-like — protein MRGENVTNVKEFILVGFPTAPWLQYLLFLLFFLAYLFVLAENATIILVVWASAVLHKPMYYFLASLSFLEVWYVSDILPKMLDGFLFQRRSISFAGCMTQLYFFSSLVCSECVLLASMAYDRYVAIGHPLRYSVIMTTSLCVRLIAFSYTSGFTISMIKVYFISSATFCGSNVMNHFFCDISPILKLACTDFSTAELVDFVLAFIILVFPLISTMLSYGHICMAVLRIPSSTGRWKAFSTCASHLTVVVIFYTAMIFMYVRPQAIDSRSSNKLISAIYTVLTPIVNPLIYCLRNKEFKGSLKKTLGIEQAAGEDPTLHS, from the coding sequence ATGAGGGGAGAGAACGTGACCAATGTCAAAGAATTCATCCTCGTGGGCTTCCCCACGGCCCCATGGCTGCAGTACCTgctctttctgctctttttcctgGCTTATCTCTTCGTCCTGGCAGAGAATGCCACCATTATACTTGTTGTCTGGGCCTCTGCTGTCCTCCACAAGCCCATGTACTACTTTTTGGCAAGCCTGTCCTTCCTGGAGGTCTGGTATGTCTCCGACATCCTCCCCAAGATGCTGGATGGTTTTCTCTTCCAGCGGAGAAGTATCTCATTTGCGGGCTGCATGACACAGCTCTACTTCTTCAGCTCTCTGGTCTGCAGTGAATGTGTCCTCCTTGCCTCCATGGCCTATGACCGCTATGTGGCCATTGGTCACCCCTTGCGTTACTCAGTTATCATGACCACAAGCCTCTGTGTGCGACTAATAGCCTTCTCCTATACTAGTGGCTTCACCATCTCCATGATTAAAGTCTATTTCATCTCCAGTGCCACATTCTGTGGCTCCAATGTCATGAACCACTTTTTCTGTGATATTTCCCCTATTCTCAAACTGGCCTGCACAGACTTCTCCACAGCTGAGCTGGTGGACTTTGTCCTGGCTTTCATCATTTTGGTGTTCCCACTCATTTCTACCATGCTCTCCTATGGACACATCTGCATGGCTGTGTTGAGAATCCCCTCCTCTACTGGCCGATGGAAAGCCTTCTCCACCTGTGCCTCCCACCTCACAGTGGTGGTCATCTTCTATACTGCCATGATCTTCATGTATGTCCGGCCCCAAGCCATTGACTCTAGGAGCTCCAATAAACTGATTTCAGCCATCTACACAGTCCTAACTCCAATTGTGAACCCTCTTATCTACTGCCTGAGGAACAAAGAATTCAAGGGTAGTCTAAAAAAAACTCTGGGCATTGAGCAGGCTGCAGGGGAGGACCCCACTCTCCATTCTTAG